In a genomic window of Borrelia maritima:
- a CDS encoding ABC transporter permease, translating to MGIRNFLLKKLILEEKNSLALTIVIILSIALGEIIIILTISIMNGFQNDFFLSITNVESGNLKIENELTQEEIEEIKKIEGIKHINKIYETQGIGIQNYYYPTILNVIAIDIENLKKDQNFISFTGLNEDEMDIKDNEVIIGNVLSHNFNLFENDTLGLIITDEIKFFISLENDIKNFKIKSIFKSNYAKINETLIFMNIDYFIKNKILNNSSINYQIKTKNLNPSNKLIKKIKAVNPKIKVKTWNEYNKEFYKTLKIERNTMLIILTSIFIVIAVNAYYLQKRIIINKNKAILILLAMGLRIKKIKQIFFIHAIIICTIGGLLGLLLGISISLNINEILKIIDNLANVLIIFLNKILALEIASIKIQIVKNTITPKLFLSDLAFTFFFACFSTIYSSLKVTKQIGSQKNIETINGS from the coding sequence ATGGGTATAAGAAATTTTTTGCTTAAAAAATTAATATTAGAAGAAAAAAATAGCCTAGCCCTCACAATTGTAATAATATTAAGTATTGCCTTAGGTGAAATAATAATTATCCTAACAATATCGATAATGAACGGCTTCCAAAACGACTTTTTCCTTAGCATTACAAATGTAGAAAGCGGAAATTTGAAAATAGAAAATGAACTTACTCAAGAAGAAATCGAAGAAATTAAAAAAATTGAAGGAATAAAACACATAAATAAAATATACGAAACACAAGGCATTGGAATTCAAAATTATTATTATCCGACTATTTTAAATGTCATTGCAATTGATATTGAAAATCTCAAAAAAGACCAAAATTTTATTTCATTTACAGGACTTAATGAAGATGAAATGGATATTAAAGATAATGAGGTCATCATTGGAAATGTACTTTCCCACAATTTCAACTTATTTGAAAATGATACACTGGGATTAATAATCACAGATGAAATAAAGTTTTTTATCTCATTAGAAAATGATATAAAAAACTTTAAAATAAAATCGATTTTCAAAAGCAATTATGCAAAAATAAATGAAACTTTAATTTTTATGAACATAGACTATTTCATTAAAAATAAAATTTTAAATAATTCAAGTATTAATTACCAAATAAAAACAAAAAATTTAAATCCAAGTAACAAATTAATTAAAAAGATCAAAGCTGTTAACCCAAAAATCAAAGTAAAAACTTGGAATGAATACAATAAAGAATTCTACAAAACATTGAAAATAGAACGAAATACAATGTTAATTATTTTAACAAGCATTTTCATTGTTATTGCCGTTAATGCATACTATCTACAAAAAAGAATAATAATAAATAAAAATAAAGCTATTTTAATACTATTAGCTATGGGGCTTAGAATAAAAAAAATAAAGCAAATTTTTTTTATTCACGCAATAATAATCTGCACTATAGGAGGCCTTCTAGGTTTGTTGCTGGGAATTTCTATTTCCTTAAATATAAATGAAATTTTAAAAATAATTGACAATCTGGCAAACGTCTTAATAATTTTTTTAAATAAAATATTGGCCTTAGAAATAGCTAGCATTAAAATACAAATAGTAAAAAACACAATTACTCCCAAATTATTTTTAAGTGATTTAGCATTTACTTTCTTTTTTGCATGCTTTTCTACAATATATTCAAGCTTAAAAGTAACAAAACAAATTGGAAGTCAAAAAAACATTGAAACTATAAATGGATCATAA
- a CDS encoding ABC transporter ATP-binding protein, with product MENILIIKNLYKAYKKNKTKIQVIENLNLTVEKGEFISIQGKSGCGKSTLFNMISGIDKIDSGEIISCGICLKNANEKTLSLYKNRQIGLVFQNYNLINEFSVIENIILPQIISGQETKVTINKKAVDLMKILKIENRAKHYPSELSGGESQRVAIARALINEPDIILCDEPTGNLDLSTAKTVENLLINTAKNFKKTLILVSHNPQFANKADSKYEFKDRTLKKL from the coding sequence ATGGAAAATATATTAATTATAAAAAATCTCTACAAGGCATACAAAAAAAATAAAACAAAAATTCAAGTAATAGAAAATTTAAACTTAACTGTAGAAAAAGGTGAATTTATTTCAATTCAAGGGAAAAGTGGCTGTGGTAAATCAACCCTTTTTAATATGATTTCGGGAATTGATAAAATAGATTCTGGAGAGATAATATCTTGCGGAATATGTTTAAAAAATGCAAATGAAAAAACATTGAGTTTGTATAAAAACAGGCAAATAGGTTTAGTATTCCAAAATTATAATTTAATAAATGAGTTTAGTGTAATTGAAAATATAATTTTACCCCAAATCATCTCAGGCCAAGAAACAAAAGTAACAATAAATAAAAAAGCTGTGGATCTAATGAAAATACTAAAAATAGAAAACAGAGCAAAACATTACCCTTCAGAGCTCTCGGGGGGCGAATCACAAAGAGTTGCCATTGCTAGAGCACTAATTAATGAACCTGATATAATATTGTGTGATGAGCCTACAGGAAATTTAGACTTAAGCACAGCTAAAACCGTAGAAAATCTACTTATCAACACAGCAAAAAATTTTAAAAAAACCTTAATACTAGTTAGTCATAACCCACAATTTGCAAACAAAGCAGATTCAAAATATGAATTCAAAGATAGGACATTAAAAAAACTATGA
- a CDS encoding ABC transporter permease encodes MFLKLIEITKIAYIIFKNSTNKIALIGSGISLSLVMIPLIIVYYMSSNIMTSTINKYIESEGFFIQIEYNDTNKTNYLKDRLSSFKNKYNYKDLNYFFEKRTYGIIGNNKKQGLLIRAIENEFILKNKSIKLIKGIKNLKKDSILISNQIKNKLNLNLNEKIDILIPNTKNNKIIPKIKKFNISGIIETGLKDIDNNLVLISFENENLMSKKFSKSIIGLNTNSNSIKTNEILKQNLETEFQEFQIQTFYELYLNKYNNLDISKKLLIFIMALIIIFASINISSSLSMLIFENKKKIAILKSIGMNNLNIKIIFLLISFTLSTIFCGIGIIIGNYLTLKISYLINFVDNVLNFFLKILGEENSEILNPEYYVSEFQIHLSLSFSLTLLGMYMLINILTTLIPLNIVSNLKEKEILR; translated from the coding sequence ATGTTTCTAAAGCTAATAGAAATTACAAAAATTGCTTATATAATTTTTAAAAATTCAACAAATAAAATAGCTTTAATAGGCTCTGGAATATCATTAAGCTTAGTAATGATCCCATTAATTATTGTCTACTATATGTCGAGCAATATTATGACTTCTACTATTAATAAATACATTGAAAGTGAAGGATTTTTCATACAAATAGAATACAACGACACAAATAAAACCAATTACCTAAAAGACAGATTAAGCTCATTTAAAAACAAATATAATTATAAAGATTTAAATTATTTTTTTGAGAAAAGAACTTATGGAATTATTGGAAATAATAAAAAACAAGGTTTGTTAATAAGAGCAATAGAAAATGAATTCATATTAAAAAACAAATCAATAAAATTAATAAAAGGTATTAAAAATTTAAAAAAAGATTCTATACTCATTTCAAATCAAATAAAAAATAAACTTAATTTAAATCTAAATGAAAAAATTGACATTTTGATTCCAAATACAAAAAACAACAAAATAATACCTAAAATAAAAAAGTTTAATATCTCAGGAATAATTGAAACAGGACTAAAAGATATTGATAATAATTTAGTGTTAATTTCTTTTGAAAACGAAAATTTAATGTCAAAAAAATTTTCAAAAAGCATAATTGGGCTTAATACAAATTCCAACTCCATAAAAACCAATGAAATCTTAAAACAGAATTTAGAAACTGAATTTCAAGAATTTCAAATACAAACATTTTATGAACTTTACTTAAATAAATATAATAATTTAGATATAAGTAAAAAACTTTTAATATTCATTATGGCTTTGATCATAATATTTGCAAGCATTAATATATCTTCATCTCTTTCAATGCTTATTTTTGAAAATAAAAAGAAAATTGCAATATTAAAATCCATTGGAATGAATAATTTAAACATAAAAATAATATTTCTTTTGATATCATTCACATTAAGTACCATCTTTTGTGGAATTGGAATAATAATTGGAAATTATTTAACACTTAAAATATCTTATTTAATAAACTTTGTTGATAATGTTTTAAACTTTTTTTTAAAAATACTTGGAGAAGAAAATTCTGAAATATTAAATCCAGAATATTATGTTTCCGAATTCCAAATACATTTAAGCCTAAGCTTTAGCTTAACACTTCTTGGCATGTATATGTTAATAAACATTTTAACCACGCTGATTCCACTTAACATTGTTTCAAATTTAAAAGAAAAAGAAATCTTAAGATAG